The Verrucomicrobium spinosum DSM 4136 = JCM 18804 genome includes a region encoding these proteins:
- a CDS encoding MOSC domain-containing protein: MKVLSVNRSLVRLVEVNGKEVPTGIYKEPVPAPVMVYPLGLEEDGQADLKVHGGPYQAVYAYPAEHYAHWRQELNRDHLEPGTFGENLTVSGLLETEVCIGDVHRIGGSVLQVTCERIPCFKLGHKLNRPDILKPFLQSGRSGFYYRVVEGGMVAAGDPVEVLARDPEGVTVRALLGMHRLHEGTPADLRRALKIEALSPLVRSEFEERLAKN, from the coding sequence ATGAAAGTTCTCTCCGTCAACCGGTCCCTGGTCCGCCTCGTTGAGGTCAACGGCAAAGAAGTTCCCACTGGCATCTACAAGGAGCCGGTGCCTGCCCCCGTCATGGTGTATCCGCTGGGATTGGAAGAGGATGGGCAGGCCGATCTGAAGGTGCACGGCGGTCCCTATCAGGCCGTCTATGCGTATCCTGCAGAGCACTATGCCCACTGGCGGCAGGAGTTGAACCGTGACCATCTGGAACCAGGCACCTTTGGTGAGAATCTCACCGTGAGCGGCTTGCTGGAAACGGAGGTGTGCATTGGCGACGTCCACCGGATCGGCGGTTCTGTCTTGCAAGTCACCTGCGAGCGCATCCCCTGCTTCAAGCTGGGGCATAAACTGAACCGCCCTGATATCTTGAAGCCGTTTCTCCAGAGCGGTCGCAGCGGATTCTACTATCGCGTTGTGGAGGGCGGGATGGTGGCGGCGGGTGACCCGGTCGAGGTCCTGGCGCGGGATCCGGAGGGGGTCACGGTCCGCGCTTTGCTGGGCATGCACCGGTTGCACGAAGGCACTCCTGCAGACTTGCGCCGGGCACTGAAGATCGAGGCCCTCTCGCCCCTGGTGCGGAGCGAGTTCGAGGAAAGGCTGGCAAAAAACTGA
- a CDS encoding ATP-binding protein: MKAFWTRRLIGQWIMVMLLALGISQVLFYFIFRAEQMRSLREVRREEFLARTASVVRLVNTVGPELHSEILGAANTPVVRFWFTTASIEDPIAWQNEGRNKMLEPPRPPAAADLPPQADAKWDKQHPNERPETASARLMHLEDWNGFGLQMPVGPNLWLQGVYAKPASTGPPWYYHLSMGISAVLLTLGAVMLVRRVGRPLERLAEAAEKVGRGEEMAPLPEEGADDIRHTTAAFNRMQERLRRFVQDRTQMVAAMSHDLRTPITSMRLRAEFISEADTREKIIATLDEMKAIAESTLAFAREEAATEPTRTVDLNALLESLCDDLAGLGWDVTFAPGNRTPWRCRPDAMRRAVRNVVENSVRYGHRARVALEVRGQRALITVDDDGTGISEEDSERVFNPFVRLESSRNRGTGGVGLGLSIARTIIRSHGGDITLANRPGGGLRANIELPND; the protein is encoded by the coding sequence GTGAAGGCCTTCTGGACGCGGCGTCTCATTGGCCAGTGGATCATGGTGATGCTCCTGGCACTGGGGATCTCCCAAGTCTTGTTTTATTTCATCTTCCGCGCAGAGCAGATGCGATCCCTGCGAGAGGTGCGGCGGGAGGAGTTCCTGGCGCGCACGGCCTCGGTGGTGCGCCTGGTGAACACCGTGGGTCCTGAGCTGCACTCCGAGATCCTTGGCGCAGCCAACACCCCGGTGGTGCGGTTTTGGTTCACCACCGCGTCCATTGAGGATCCGATAGCGTGGCAGAACGAAGGCCGCAACAAGATGCTGGAGCCCCCCCGCCCACCGGCGGCAGCGGACCTCCCCCCGCAGGCGGACGCGAAATGGGACAAACAACACCCCAATGAACGGCCTGAGACGGCGAGCGCGAGGCTGATGCACCTGGAAGACTGGAACGGATTCGGACTTCAAATGCCAGTGGGGCCGAATCTGTGGCTGCAAGGGGTGTATGCCAAGCCCGCCTCCACCGGCCCTCCCTGGTACTACCATCTCTCCATGGGCATCTCGGCCGTGCTTCTCACGCTGGGCGCCGTCATGCTGGTCCGCCGGGTGGGCCGCCCCCTGGAGCGGCTCGCGGAAGCCGCCGAAAAAGTCGGCCGGGGGGAAGAGATGGCCCCGCTGCCGGAAGAAGGCGCTGACGACATCCGCCACACCACCGCGGCCTTCAACCGGATGCAGGAGCGCCTGCGCCGTTTTGTGCAGGATCGAACCCAGATGGTGGCCGCCATGAGCCACGATCTGCGCACCCCCATCACCTCCATGCGCCTGCGGGCAGAGTTCATCTCGGAGGCTGACACCCGGGAGAAGATCATCGCCACGCTCGATGAGATGAAAGCCATCGCAGAGTCCACCCTGGCCTTCGCCCGGGAGGAGGCGGCGACAGAGCCGACCCGAACGGTGGACCTGAATGCCCTGCTGGAGAGCCTCTGCGATGATCTGGCCGGGCTGGGCTGGGACGTGACCTTCGCCCCCGGCAACCGGACGCCCTGGCGCTGCCGGCCCGATGCCATGCGGCGGGCGGTGCGCAACGTCGTGGAAAACTCCGTGCGCTACGGCCACCGCGCTCGCGTGGCCCTGGAAGTTCGGGGACAACGGGCTCTCATCACCGTGGACGATGACGGCACCGGCATTTCCGAGGAGGACAGCGAGCGGGTGTTCAACCCCTTCGTGCGCCTGGAGAGTTCACGCAATCGCGGTACTGGCGGCGTCGGCCTGGGTCTGTCCATTGCCCGCACCATCATCCGCAGCCACGGTGGAGACATCACCCTGGCCAACCGCCCCGGTGGCGGCCTGAGGGCGAACATAGAACTGCCCAACGACTAA
- a CDS encoding response regulator, which produces MNPPDPAPLISVVDDHGEIRELVVRYLSQHGFRVTAAQDATDFRQQLEREKPDLVVLDIMMPGEDGLALCRHLRAETQIPIIFLTAMAEDADRIVGLELGADDYLVKPFNPRELLARIRAVLRRVGTLPEIRSTHQAVQVKFGDKTLDVRRHEVTGPDGVAIPLSTAEFRLLCVFLDHPGKVLNRDALLDLTSGREADVWDRSIDNQVSRLRRKIEPDSKNPTLIKTHWGDGYCFTGKAVVE; this is translated from the coding sequence ATGAACCCTCCGGACCCTGCTCCTCTCATCTCTGTCGTGGATGACCACGGGGAGATCCGCGAACTGGTCGTGCGCTATCTCAGCCAGCATGGGTTCCGTGTCACGGCCGCCCAGGATGCCACAGATTTCCGCCAGCAATTGGAAAGAGAGAAACCAGACTTGGTGGTACTGGACATCATGATGCCCGGTGAGGATGGGCTGGCCCTGTGCCGCCACCTCCGGGCGGAGACGCAGATCCCCATCATCTTTCTCACCGCTATGGCGGAGGATGCAGACCGGATTGTGGGGCTGGAGCTGGGAGCAGATGACTACCTGGTGAAGCCGTTCAACCCCCGTGAACTACTGGCGCGCATCCGCGCCGTGCTGCGTCGCGTAGGCACCCTGCCAGAGATCCGCAGCACGCATCAGGCCGTGCAGGTGAAATTTGGAGACAAGACCCTGGATGTGCGCCGGCATGAGGTGACCGGGCCAGATGGAGTGGCCATCCCCCTGAGCACTGCGGAGTTCCGGCTGCTCTGCGTTTTTCTGGATCATCCGGGCAAGGTGCTGAATCGCGATGCGCTGCTGGACCTGACCAGCGGACGAGAGGCGGATGTGTGGGACCGCAGCATCGACAACCAGGTGAGCCGGCTGCGCCGGAAGATCGAGCCTGACTCCAAGAACCCCACCCTCATCAAGACCCACTGGGGGGATGGTTATTGCTTCACGGGGAAGGCGGTGGTGGAGTGA
- a CDS encoding efflux RND transporter periplasmic adaptor subunit — protein MKKTRWFLFLLVLVAAGAAVFWRARASGSGAGAGQAGAKPAGPQAVAVLVAQAESRDVPVWLTGIGSVQAFNTVTVRPRVGGSLDQVNFTEGATVRQGEVLAQIDPRPYRSVLAQAQAKKAQDEAQLTNARLELTRVQSLVKNNAVSQQVLDQSLASVAQLTAMVQADQAAVESAQLDLDFTTVRAPIAGRTGVRLVDAGNVVTANQGAGIVVVTQLKPISLVFTLPQQNLPFLRRHMQPGAAPLVAQALDDEGAVLDEGRLELIDNQIDSNTGTLKLKATFANEKLALWPGQFVSARVLVETHKNAIVVPAESIQPGLDGPFTYVVKADSTVEARTLKTGLTFEGATLVEDGLSAGEKVVREGQSKLKPGAQVTPQREKMQSEPAPAGNRGASEIRTAKADPVS, from the coding sequence ATGAAAAAGACACGCTGGTTTTTGTTTCTGTTGGTCCTGGTGGCAGCCGGGGCTGCTGTGTTCTGGCGGGCGCGGGCTTCTGGTTCCGGTGCGGGTGCTGGGCAAGCCGGTGCAAAACCTGCTGGGCCCCAGGCGGTGGCCGTACTGGTGGCGCAGGCTGAGTCCCGTGATGTACCTGTCTGGCTGACTGGGATTGGCTCGGTTCAAGCATTTAACACCGTCACCGTCCGTCCGCGCGTGGGGGGCTCGCTGGACCAGGTAAACTTCACAGAGGGCGCGACCGTGAGGCAGGGCGAAGTGCTGGCGCAGATCGACCCGCGCCCCTATCGCTCCGTGCTTGCCCAGGCCCAGGCCAAGAAGGCGCAGGATGAGGCGCAGCTCACGAATGCCAGGCTGGAGCTCACCCGCGTGCAGTCCCTGGTGAAGAACAACGCCGTCAGCCAGCAGGTGCTGGACCAGTCCCTGGCCTCCGTGGCCCAGCTCACGGCCATGGTGCAGGCAGACCAGGCCGCAGTGGAGTCGGCGCAGCTGGATCTGGACTTCACCACGGTGCGTGCGCCCATCGCCGGGCGCACCGGGGTCCGCCTCGTGGATGCCGGCAACGTTGTCACCGCGAACCAAGGGGCCGGCATTGTGGTCGTGACCCAGCTCAAGCCCATCTCGCTCGTGTTCACCCTGCCTCAGCAGAACCTGCCCTTCCTCCGCCGTCACATGCAGCCTGGGGCCGCTCCGCTCGTGGCCCAGGCGCTGGATGATGAGGGTGCGGTGCTGGACGAGGGCCGCCTGGAACTCATCGACAACCAGATCGACAGCAACACGGGCACGCTCAAGCTGAAAGCCACCTTTGCCAATGAGAAGCTGGCCCTCTGGCCCGGCCAGTTCGTCTCCGCCCGAGTGCTGGTGGAGACTCACAAGAACGCCATCGTGGTGCCTGCCGAGTCCATCCAGCCCGGTCTCGACGGCCCTTTCACCTATGTGGTGAAGGCGGACTCCACGGTGGAGGCGCGAACCTTGAAGACTGGTCTGACGTTTGAGGGAGCGACCCTGGTGGAGGATGGCCTTTCCGCAGGGGAGAAAGTGGTGCGCGAGGGCCAGAGCAAGCTCAAGCCGGGGGCCCAGGTCACCCCGCAGCGGGAAAAAATGCAGAGCGAGCCCGCTCCTGCGGGGAACCGTGGTGCCTCGGAGATCCGCACTGCCAAAGCCGACCCTGTGTCATGA
- a CDS encoding efflux RND transporter permease subunit, translated as MSMSTPFIRRPVATALLTIGIFLVGLVAFPLLPVAPLPQVEFPTIQVSARLPGASPETMASSVATPLENQLALIPGITQMSSASGLGSVSITIQFDLNVNIDSAAQEVQSAISAAAGQLPTNLPSPPSYRKVNPADAPILVLSLTSKVLPLEEVSDYGSNVIAQQISQLEGVAQVDIMGERKPAVRVQVDPVKLASLGLSLEDVRGVIAAATVNSPKGSFDGPKQSMAIYANDQILKAEPYNDLILAYRNGAPIRVRDVGRAIDGPEQMRSAALINNERGVGIMIRKQADANVIDTIARVRELLPQLQAAIPPAMQVDVLSDRSRTIRASVEEVELHLVLTVALVTMVVFAFLRNGRATLISSAVVPISIVATFAVMHVIGFSLNNLSLMALTISVGFVIDDAIVMLENIYRYIEEGMKPMDAALKGAAEIGFTILSITFSLIAVFIPVLLMGGIVGRLFREFAVTVSVAVLVSGFVSLTFIPMMCSLFLRPHHLPKKGTLRGWLDGILEKLFRGMESIYESMLKVVLRHQRLTLLSLVATIGLTGYVFVKMPKGFFPLQDTGMLNVTAEGAPDVSFTSMYEKADQVGRILMEDPAILGMQNRIGSGGRSSAGGNSSRYWITLKDRHERDPMDVVVARLRKKTASIPGVSMYFQPQQDLNVGGLTSKTQFQYTLRDADVDELNTWAPRVVEKLKALPELRDVTSDQESTSPALNLEIDRQAASRFGIQTQAINAALYNAFGERQVTQFYTQLSQYKVIIEVSPELQQDSSTLDKLFLKSPLTGGQVPLSSLVKLNASSTKPLSVNHLGQYPAVTISFNLAPNIALGQAVEAVERARDAMGTPSSLTGSFQGTAQAFQSSLKSQPYLIAAAIIAIYIILGMLYESFIHPLTILSTLPSAGLGALLTLWAFGHDVGVIAIIGILLLIGIVKKNAIMMIDFAIEAERDRGKSPFDAIYEASIKRFRPIMMTTLAAMIGGIPLAFGHGDGSELRQPLGYAIVGGLVLSQALTLFTTPVVYLFFDRLVQPHKKPAEAGEAGVGKSTPLEPAI; from the coding sequence ATGAGCATGTCCACCCCCTTCATCCGGCGGCCCGTGGCCACGGCACTGCTGACCATCGGGATCTTCCTGGTGGGTCTGGTGGCGTTCCCGCTTCTGCCCGTGGCACCGCTGCCCCAGGTGGAGTTCCCCACCATCCAGGTGTCGGCACGTCTGCCGGGTGCCAGCCCGGAGACCATGGCCTCCTCCGTCGCCACACCGCTGGAGAACCAGCTGGCGCTCATTCCGGGCATCACGCAGATGAGTTCCGCGAGTGGTTTGGGCAGCGTGTCGATCACCATACAGTTCGACCTGAATGTTAATATTGATTCCGCCGCCCAGGAGGTGCAGTCCGCCATCAGCGCCGCCGCCGGGCAGTTGCCCACCAACCTGCCCAGTCCGCCCAGTTATCGCAAGGTGAACCCGGCCGATGCGCCCATTCTGGTGCTGAGCCTCACCTCTAAAGTACTGCCTCTGGAAGAGGTGAGTGACTATGGCTCAAACGTCATCGCCCAGCAGATCTCCCAGCTGGAAGGGGTGGCCCAGGTGGACATCATGGGCGAGCGCAAGCCGGCCGTGCGGGTGCAGGTGGATCCCGTCAAGCTCGCCTCCCTGGGCCTCAGCCTTGAGGATGTGCGCGGCGTCATCGCCGCAGCCACGGTGAACTCGCCCAAGGGCAGCTTCGACGGCCCCAAGCAGAGCATGGCCATCTACGCCAATGACCAGATCTTGAAGGCAGAGCCTTACAACGATCTCATCCTTGCCTACCGCAACGGAGCTCCCATCCGGGTGCGTGACGTGGGCCGTGCGATTGATGGGCCGGAGCAGATGCGCTCTGCGGCCCTCATCAACAACGAGAGGGGTGTGGGCATCATGATCCGCAAGCAGGCGGACGCCAACGTCATCGATACCATTGCCCGTGTCCGGGAACTGCTGCCCCAGCTTCAGGCGGCCATTCCGCCTGCGATGCAGGTGGACGTGCTGAGTGACCGCAGCCGGACCATTCGCGCCTCGGTGGAGGAGGTGGAGCTGCACCTCGTGCTCACCGTGGCGCTGGTGACCATGGTGGTGTTCGCCTTCCTGCGCAACGGCCGCGCCACGCTCATCTCCAGTGCGGTGGTGCCCATCTCCATCGTCGCCACCTTTGCCGTGATGCATGTCATCGGTTTCAGCCTCAACAACCTCTCGCTCATGGCGCTCACCATCTCGGTGGGTTTCGTGATTGATGACGCCATCGTGATGCTGGAGAACATCTACCGGTACATTGAAGAGGGGATGAAACCCATGGACGCCGCACTGAAGGGCGCGGCGGAGATCGGTTTTACCATTCTCTCCATCACCTTTTCCCTCATTGCCGTGTTCATTCCCGTGCTGCTCATGGGCGGCATCGTCGGTCGTTTGTTCCGTGAGTTTGCCGTCACCGTGTCCGTGGCCGTGCTGGTGTCAGGCTTTGTGTCACTCACGTTCATTCCCATGATGTGCTCGCTCTTTCTCCGTCCGCACCATCTGCCCAAGAAAGGCACGCTGAGGGGATGGCTGGATGGCATTCTGGAAAAACTCTTTCGCGGTATGGAGAGCATCTATGAATCCATGTTGAAGGTGGTGCTGCGTCATCAGCGGCTCACGTTGCTGTCGCTCGTCGCCACCATTGGCCTCACAGGTTATGTCTTCGTCAAGATGCCCAAAGGCTTCTTCCCTCTGCAGGATACGGGCATGCTCAATGTGACGGCAGAAGGTGCCCCTGACGTGTCTTTCACCTCCATGTATGAAAAGGCGGATCAGGTGGGCAGGATCTTGATGGAGGACCCGGCCATCCTGGGCATGCAGAACCGGATCGGCTCCGGCGGGCGTAGCAGCGCCGGCGGCAACAGCAGCCGCTACTGGATCACGCTCAAGGACCGGCATGAGCGTGACCCCATGGATGTGGTGGTGGCACGCTTGAGGAAGAAGACGGCCTCCATCCCCGGAGTGAGCATGTACTTCCAGCCGCAGCAGGATCTCAATGTGGGCGGCCTGACTTCGAAGACCCAGTTTCAGTACACCCTGCGGGATGCCGATGTGGACGAGCTCAACACCTGGGCTCCCCGCGTAGTGGAGAAGCTCAAAGCCCTGCCAGAGCTGCGAGATGTCACCTCTGACCAGGAGTCCACCTCCCCAGCCCTGAACCTGGAGATTGACCGCCAGGCTGCGTCGCGCTTCGGCATCCAGACCCAGGCGATCAACGCCGCGCTGTACAATGCCTTTGGCGAGCGCCAGGTGACGCAGTTCTACACCCAGCTCAGCCAGTACAAGGTGATCATCGAGGTGTCGCCCGAACTGCAGCAGGACTCCTCCACCCTGGACAAGTTGTTTCTCAAATCCCCCCTCACTGGCGGGCAGGTGCCCCTGTCCTCGCTGGTGAAGCTCAACGCGAGCAGCACGAAGCCACTCTCCGTCAACCACCTGGGCCAGTACCCGGCGGTGACCATCTCGTTCAACCTTGCACCCAACATCGCTCTGGGCCAGGCAGTGGAGGCTGTGGAACGTGCTCGTGACGCCATGGGGACCCCGTCGTCCCTCACCGGCAGCTTCCAGGGCACGGCCCAGGCCTTCCAGTCGTCGCTGAAGTCACAGCCCTATCTCATCGCGGCGGCCATCATCGCCATCTACATCATTCTGGGCATGTTGTATGAGAGCTTCATCCACCCGCTCACCATCTTGTCCACGCTTCCATCTGCGGGTCTGGGTGCGCTCCTCACCTTGTGGGCCTTCGGGCACGATGTGGGCGTGATCGCCATCATTGGCATTCTGCTCCTCATCGGCATTGTGAAGAAGAACGCCATCATGATGATTGACTTCGCCATCGAGGCGGAGCGGGACCGTGGCAAGTCACCATTCGATGCCATCTATGAGGCCTCGATCAAGCGCTTCCGCCCCATCATGATGACCACCCTGGCCGCCATGATCGGGGGCATCCCGCTCGCCTTCGGGCATGGGGACGGGTCAGAACTGCGCCAGCCGTTAGGGTATGCCATCGTCGGTGGCCTGGTCTTGAGCCAGGCCCTCACGCTCTTCACCACCCCGGTGGTGTACCTGTTCTTCGACCGCCTTGTGCAGCCCCACAAAAAGCCCGCAGAGGCCGGCGAGGCCGGGGTCGGGAAATCCACCCCGCTGGAACCCGCCATCTAG
- a CDS encoding DUF5069 domain-containing protein, with protein MPHVPGLRSPYDKVGGIVYFGRMLDKIRLNALGELPADYASFVGEKPGVFDRRCLHFLGVRYDDLVKRTLEGGTDEEILDWVFDHGGQPDDEEIEVWNGFMAKRGWRDESHDRLVFRLNEAGLSPDGNIATMFDFIDADEGRPVRKG; from the coding sequence ATGCCTCACGTTCCCGGTCTCCGCAGCCCCTACGATAAAGTGGGGGGCATTGTTTATTTCGGTCGCATGCTCGACAAAATCCGTCTCAACGCCCTGGGGGAGCTTCCTGCGGACTACGCCAGTTTTGTGGGGGAAAAGCCGGGTGTGTTTGACCGTCGCTGCCTCCATTTCCTTGGCGTCCGGTATGACGACCTCGTGAAGCGCACGCTGGAAGGCGGCACGGACGAGGAAATTCTGGACTGGGTATTCGACCATGGTGGCCAGCCTGACGATGAGGAGATCGAGGTGTGGAACGGCTTCATGGCCAAGCGCGGCTGGCGTGATGAGAGCCATGACCGTCTGGTCTTCCGCCTCAACGAGGCCGGCCTCAGTCCAGATGGCAACATCGCCACCATGTTCGACTTCATCGACGCCGACGAGGGCCGTCCGGTTCGCAAGGGGTGA
- a CDS encoding EamA family transporter — protein MAPSSSSAGTASSPTLSASPSLTEAAARPPLLLILLAFAAVYLIWGSTYLGIRLATDTMPPFLMAGSRFVLAGAFLYGVLRWRGEAKPPTVAWKDAAIIGGLLLLGGNGGVSWAQQYVPTGVSALIVASVPLWIVVTDWLRPGGTRPRATVMIGLALGFFGVVLMVLGKDSKGHPVVIPLGAAVLVLSTITWALGSIYSRHAKLPGSALMGISMQMMAGGGLQLLVGTLLGELPRLRFDLISATSAWAFVYLTLIGSLVGFTAYVWLMRTCSPALVSTYAYVNPLVAVALGSLVLKEPVPHAMATAGGLILAAVVLITLTSKRRAKGGDATQAGGDSLRSSG, from the coding sequence GTGGCTCCCTCATCCTCGTCAGCAGGCACCGCGTCCTCCCCCACCCTTTCGGCGTCCCCCTCCCTGACCGAGGCTGCAGCCAGGCCACCGCTCCTGCTCATCCTGCTGGCCTTTGCCGCAGTGTACCTGATCTGGGGCTCCACCTACCTGGGAATACGGCTGGCGACCGACACCATGCCGCCGTTTCTCATGGCTGGGAGTCGATTCGTCCTCGCAGGTGCATTCCTCTATGGGGTGCTCCGTTGGCGGGGTGAGGCCAAGCCTCCGACTGTGGCCTGGAAGGATGCGGCCATCATCGGCGGCCTCCTGCTGCTGGGTGGGAACGGCGGGGTCAGCTGGGCCCAGCAATACGTTCCCACCGGAGTCTCGGCGTTGATCGTCGCTTCCGTGCCCCTCTGGATCGTGGTCACCGACTGGTTGCGACCTGGCGGGACCCGCCCCCGGGCGACGGTCATGATCGGCCTGGCCCTGGGATTCTTCGGCGTGGTGCTCATGGTCTTGGGCAAAGACTCCAAAGGCCATCCCGTGGTCATTCCCCTGGGCGCGGCCGTGCTGGTGCTCTCCACTATCACCTGGGCGCTCGGCTCCATCTACTCCCGCCATGCCAAGCTGCCGGGATCCGCTCTGATGGGGATCTCCATGCAGATGATGGCGGGCGGGGGCCTGCAACTGCTGGTGGGGACGCTCCTGGGTGAGCTGCCCCGGCTGCGTTTTGACCTGATCAGTGCGACCTCTGCCTGGGCTTTTGTTTACCTGACCTTAATCGGCTCCCTCGTGGGTTTCACTGCCTACGTGTGGCTCATGCGCACCTGCAGTCCTGCGCTGGTCTCGACGTATGCGTATGTGAATCCACTGGTGGCAGTGGCCCTGGGCTCGCTGGTGCTGAAGGAGCCCGTGCCCCATGCCATGGCGACGGCCGGCGGGCTGATCCTGGCGGCGGTGGTGCTGATCACACTGACGAGCAAGCGACGGGCGAAGGGAGGGGATGCCACGCAGGCCGGCGGGGACTCACTTCGGAGTTCTGGTTGA
- a CDS encoding TetR/AcrR family transcriptional regulator, which yields MKPKKTPAAPGRPRAFDVDQALETAMNLFWKQGYEGTSLTDLTGAMGINRPSLYAAFGNKEELFRKVVERYGSGPGRHATTSLAEPTARQVAEAMIRGSVNLLGDKSHPRGCLMVHGALACSEDSAEVQQDMSTMRSSAETQLRERFARAQAEGDLPATANPADLARFVQAVTQGMAVLAASGATGEELARVGDLAMQAWPK from the coding sequence ATGAAACCAAAGAAAACTCCCGCCGCGCCAGGTCGGCCCCGCGCTTTTGATGTCGATCAGGCGTTGGAGACGGCGATGAACCTGTTCTGGAAACAGGGCTATGAGGGCACATCCCTGACGGACTTGACCGGGGCCATGGGGATCAACCGGCCCAGCCTGTACGCCGCCTTTGGGAACAAGGAGGAGCTCTTTCGCAAAGTGGTGGAGCGCTACGGTTCCGGTCCGGGAAGGCATGCGACCACCTCGCTGGCGGAACCCACGGCCCGGCAGGTGGCGGAGGCGATGATTCGAGGCTCGGTGAATCTGCTGGGGGACAAGAGTCATCCGCGTGGGTGTCTGATGGTGCATGGCGCGCTGGCCTGTAGCGAGGACTCTGCGGAGGTGCAGCAGGACATGTCCACCATGCGCAGCTCAGCGGAAACGCAGCTGCGCGAGCGTTTTGCCCGGGCTCAAGCAGAGGGCGACCTTCCTGCCACCGCCAATCCCGCTGATCTGGCGCGGTTCGTCCAGGCTGTGACGCAAGGCATGGCCGTGCTGGCGGCCAGCGGGGCTACGGGAGAAGAGCTTGCCCGAGTGGGAGATCTGGCCATGCAGGCGTGGCCGAAGTAG
- a CDS encoding 3-oxoacyl-ACP reductase family protein, whose product MKTETPAPRLANKVALVTGGSRGIGEAIAIRLAAEGASVAITYTSAKEKAEAVVKSIEAAGGRALAIKADSGDAAEVKNAVDETVRALGALDILVNNAGVAIMAPLEEFKLEDFDRTFAVNVRGVFVASQEASRHMKEGGRIIIIGSTNADRMPFAGGSVYAMSKAAVAGLTKGLARDLGPRGITVTNVQPGPVNTDMNPETGPFAESLKKLMAIDRYGKGEEIAAFVAFLASAEAAYITGSSLTIDGGFGA is encoded by the coding sequence ATGAAAACGGAAACGCCTGCTCCCCGACTCGCCAACAAAGTGGCCCTTGTAACCGGAGGATCTCGCGGCATTGGCGAGGCGATCGCCATCCGCCTTGCGGCTGAAGGTGCCTCCGTGGCCATCACCTACACCAGTGCCAAGGAGAAGGCGGAAGCGGTGGTCAAATCCATTGAGGCTGCTGGTGGCAGGGCCCTCGCCATCAAGGCAGACAGCGGGGATGCCGCAGAGGTGAAGAATGCCGTCGATGAAACGGTCCGAGCTCTGGGAGCGCTCGACATTTTGGTGAACAATGCCGGCGTGGCCATCATGGCCCCGCTGGAAGAGTTCAAACTTGAGGACTTCGACCGCACCTTCGCGGTGAACGTGCGCGGTGTGTTTGTCGCCTCCCAGGAAGCTTCCCGTCACATGAAAGAGGGCGGCCGCATCATCATCATCGGCAGCACCAATGCCGACCGCATGCCCTTCGCCGGGGGCAGCGTGTATGCGATGAGCAAAGCGGCTGTCGCTGGCCTGACCAAAGGGCTGGCTCGCGATCTCGGACCTCGTGGCATCACCGTGACCAATGTCCAGCCGGGCCCTGTGAACACAGACATGAATCCCGAAACGGGCCCCTTCGCAGAAAGCCTGAAGAAGCTCATGGCGATCGATCGCTACGGCAAAGGTGAAGAAATCGCTGCCTTCGTCGCCTTCCTCGCCAGTGCCGAGGCGGCTTACATCACCGGCTCCAGCTTGACGATTGATGGTGGCTTTGGTGCTTGA